From Bacteroidota bacterium, the proteins below share one genomic window:
- a CDS encoding TonB-dependent receptor, whose product MKKYIFIVGLLFPFGISAQNILGKVTNDKKEPLIGASVYWLGTTIGVATGSKGEFEISIKDISNKKLVARYLGHSSDTIEITNQTFVEFHLQETQTLGEVVVQGQRDGVIISDIKPIKTEQITQTELGKAACCDLAGCFETQTTVQPQTTNVITNSKELRILGLSGVYNQVLIDGFPMIQGLSYTYGISSIPGTLVDNIYVSKGANSVLQGYESISGQINVETKEPDKTDRLLLNAYMNNFLEKHFNTNYAFKQGKWSNLTAFHTVQPANKIDRDNDNFLDLPLLTRYMISNKWKYGNEKDWGWNSRIGLRFFNEQRIGGQTFFNPESDKGSTTVYGQSVNINQPEIWTKTGYRINDKHNIVLFASAFHQQQNSFFGTVKYPAQHTNFYGSIQYELNYSKHDLKTGISYRHLKLNEDIAFTDTFLLRTYAGNYQRLENIPGLFAENTMRFFNNKLTWIAGVRGDHHNQFGFQFTPRTLLKYDITPKTIVRANVGTGWRTVNLFSENIGLLVSSRDIIFAEQLQPEKAVNFGVNLTQKFETKNNNLSGYFSADFYRTEFQNQIFPDYDTDPTKAIIQNFTGTSVSNGFQAELYLKIYRRFELKTGYNFLDVYRKIGETIQLLPFNPMHKVLTTFSYKPLTNKFHFDVNVHWYGEQRLPDTKSNPLEFQRPDFSQPYTIVNAQFSYNFKKFEMYAGCENIFDFLQKQPIISWQNPFSPYFDTSSVWGPTRGREIYVGVRFKLEKK is encoded by the coding sequence ATCAGACACGATTGAAATTACCAATCAAACCTTTGTTGAATTTCATTTACAAGAAACACAAACTCTCGGTGAAGTAGTTGTTCAAGGGCAACGAGACGGAGTAATTATTTCGGACATCAAACCGATTAAGACCGAGCAAATCACACAAACGGAACTTGGGAAAGCTGCCTGTTGCGACTTGGCAGGTTGTTTTGAAACGCAAACCACCGTTCAGCCGCAAACCACCAATGTAATTACTAACTCAAAAGAGCTTCGCATTTTGGGTTTATCGGGTGTTTACAATCAGGTATTGATTGACGGTTTTCCAATGATACAAGGCTTGTCATACACTTATGGCATCAGCAGTATTCCAGGCACATTGGTTGACAATATCTATGTTTCAAAAGGAGCAAACAGCGTATTGCAGGGTTATGAAAGTATCAGCGGACAAATAAATGTGGAAACAAAAGAACCCGACAAAACAGACCGCTTGTTGCTCAATGCTTATATGAATAACTTTTTGGAAAAGCATTTTAACACAAACTATGCTTTTAAACAAGGGAAATGGAGCAACTTAACAGCGTTTCATACGGTGCAACCTGCCAACAAAATTGACCGAGACAATGACAATTTTCTTGATTTGCCTTTGCTTACCCGATATATGATTTCCAACAAATGGAAATACGGAAATGAAAAAGATTGGGGTTGGAACAGCAGAATTGGTTTACGTTTTTTCAACGAACAACGCATTGGCGGACAAACATTTTTCAATCCTGAAAGCGACAAAGGTAGCACCACTGTTTACGGTCAAAGCGTTAATATCAACCAACCTGAAATTTGGACGAAGACAGGTTATCGGATAAATGATAAACACAACATCGTTTTATTCGCTTCGGCTTTCCACCAACAACAAAATTCTTTTTTCGGAACGGTGAAATACCCTGCACAGCACACCAATTTTTACGGAAGCATTCAGTATGAACTGAACTACTCTAAACACGATTTGAAAACAGGTATTAGTTACCGTCATTTGAAATTGAATGAAGACATCGCATTTACCGATACTTTTTTACTGCGGACTTATGCAGGTAATTATCAGCGATTAGAAAACATTCCCGGGCTTTTTGCCGAAAATACAATGCGATTTTTCAACAACAAACTTACTTGGATTGCCGGTGTTCGGGGTGACCACCACAACCAATTTGGATTTCAGTTTACACCAAGAACCCTTTTGAAATATGATATTACACCCAAAACAATTGTTCGGGCAAATGTTGGAACGGGTTGGAGAACGGTAAACTTATTTAGCGAAAACATCGGATTGCTTGTTAGTTCAAGAGACATCATTTTTGCCGAGCAGTTACAACCTGAAAAGGCAGTAAACTTTGGTGTTAACCTGACACAAAAATTTGAAACAAAAAACAATAATCTATCGGGTTATTTCAGTGCGGATTTTTACAGAACTGAATTTCAAAATCAAATTTTTCCAGACTACGACACTGACCCAACTAAAGCAATCATTCAAAATTTTACGGGAACAAGTGTCAGCAATGGTTTTCAGGCAGAATTGTATTTGAAAATTTACAGACGCTTTGAACTGAAAACAGGATATAACTTTTTGGATGTTTACAGAAAAATTGGAGAAACAATACAGCTATTGCCATTCAACCCAATGCACAAGGTGCTGACAACTTTCAGCTACAAACCGTTGACAAACAAATTTCATTTTGACGTGAATGTGCATTGGTATGGTGAACAGCGTTTACCCGACACCAAATCTAATCCGTTAGAATTTCAACGACCTGACTTTTCACAACCTTACACAATCGTAAATGCACAGTTTAGTTACAACTTTAAGAAGTTTGAAATGTATGCAGGTTGTGAAAACATTTTTGACTTCCTACAAAAACAACCAATCATAAGTTGGCAAAATCCATTCAGCCCATACTTTGACACATCCTCTGTTTGGGGACCGACACGGGGACGGGAAATTTATGTGGGCGTTAGGTTTAAATTAGAAAAGAAATAG
- a CDS encoding cation transporter, with amino-acid sequence MNKSKFHISKMDCSSEEQLIKMKLEHLDDIKSLEFDIPNRELIAYHNGQVEPILTSLESLNLNTKLVSTEQSEMILETEAHGKERKMLLTVLIINVSFFAIEIITGFIANSIGLVADSLDMLADGIVYGLALFAVGGTVIRKKNIAKFAGYFQIILAIIGFTEVVRRFIGIEKIPDFQTMIIVSIFALIANIICLYLLQKGKSKEAHMQASMIFTSNDVIINTGVITAGLLVNWFNSSYPDLIIGAIVFIIVARGAYRILQLAK; translated from the coding sequence GTGAACAAAAGTAAATTTCATATCTCAAAAATGGATTGTTCAAGTGAAGAACAATTGATAAAAATGAAATTGGAGCATTTAGACGACATAAAATCTTTGGAATTTGATATACCCAATCGTGAACTTATCGCATATCACAACGGACAAGTTGAACCAATTTTAACATCTTTGGAAAGTTTGAACCTGAATACAAAATTGGTTTCAACCGAACAAAGCGAAATGATTTTAGAAACTGAAGCACACGGGAAAGAAAGAAAAATGCTTTTGACTGTTTTAATCATCAATGTTTCATTTTTCGCTATTGAAATAATTACAGGTTTCATTGCTAATTCAATTGGCTTGGTGGCTGACAGTTTGGATATGTTGGCAGACGGCATTGTTTACGGACTTGCTTTGTTTGCTGTTGGTGGAACTGTTATAAGGAAAAAGAACATCGCTAAATTTGCAGGTTATTTTCAAATCATTCTTGCAATTATCGGATTTACCGAAGTCGTAAGGAGATTTATAGGCATAGAAAAAATTCCCGACTTTCAAACAATGATTATCGTTTCCATTTTTGCTTTGATTGCGAATATAATTTGTTTGTATTTACTACAAAAAGGCAAAAGCAAAGAAGCACATATGCAGGCAAGCATGATTTTCACTTCAAATGATGTAATCATAAACACAGGAGTAATCACCGCAGGGCTTTTAGTGAATTGGTTTAATTCATCCTATCCTGACTTAATCATTGGAGCAATTGTATTTATCATTGTAGCAAGAGGGGCATACCGAATATTACAACTTGCTAAATAG
- a CDS encoding transposase, with amino-acid sequence MALDSSKFRAVNSKKKNYNQKKIDRQLEYIDNKIQSYIEELNAGDLDEAREATIAEKLKKQKAQRRKYKRIEKQLAETGLDQISTTDPDARTMILHGSVIEVAYNVQTVADERNKLILEYEVTNQNDRKALLPMAQKTKRICDTDAVAVLADKGYHNGEQLTGCEQEDIYTIVAYQEVPRSYPVPTPEYYGERFRYNPKKDQYKCPQGHILKTTGHWYNKKYEESVTKVKHYKTTACGSCAVKHLCTRNPKGRLIERSQHAGAVERNNRRVRENTSTYSLRQQIIEHIFGTIKRQWGYDHILLKGLRKNEGEFGLIYLIYNFRRVINILGLPKLKKWLTRLLFSIFTDRALRNARQYQKYSCWQLVPVIVREGWC; translated from the coding sequence GTGGCGCTCGATTCAAGCAAGTTCAGGGCGGTCAACTCCAAGAAGAAAAACTACAACCAGAAAAAGATCGACCGGCAACTGGAGTACATCGACAACAAGATCCAATCTTACATCGAGGAACTCAACGCAGGCGATCTGGATGAGGCCAGAGAAGCCACGATCGCTGAGAAACTGAAAAAGCAAAAGGCCCAACGTCGCAAGTACAAGCGCATTGAAAAGCAGCTTGCGGAAACGGGCCTGGACCAAATCTCCACCACCGATCCCGATGCCCGGACCATGATCCTGCACGGGTCGGTAATCGAAGTGGCCTACAATGTACAGACGGTGGCAGATGAGCGGAACAAGCTCATCCTTGAATACGAAGTCACCAACCAGAACGACCGGAAAGCCTTACTGCCGATGGCGCAGAAAACCAAGCGTATTTGCGATACGGATGCCGTGGCTGTACTGGCGGACAAGGGTTACCACAACGGCGAGCAGCTTACCGGTTGTGAGCAGGAAGACATCTACACAATCGTAGCCTACCAGGAAGTACCCCGCAGTTATCCCGTGCCGACTCCGGAGTACTACGGCGAGCGCTTCCGGTACAACCCGAAGAAGGACCAGTACAAATGTCCGCAGGGTCACATCCTGAAGACCACCGGCCATTGGTATAATAAGAAGTACGAAGAGTCGGTAACCAAAGTCAAGCACTACAAGACGACGGCCTGCGGCAGTTGCGCGGTCAAACACCTGTGCACCCGCAACCCCAAGGGGCGCCTGATCGAACGGTCTCAACATGCCGGCGCGGTAGAGCGCAACAACCGCCGGGTGCGTGAAAACACATCGACCTATTCCCTGCGCCAGCAAATCATCGAACACATCTTCGGCACCATCAAGCGACAATGGGGCTACGATCACATACTACTCAAAGGCCTCCGGAAAAATGAAGGCGAGTTCGGATTAATCTATCTCATTTATAATTTTCGGAGGGTTATAAACATTTTAGGCCTGCCGAAGTTGAAAAAGTGGCTCACCAGGCTGCTTTTTTCTATTTTTACGGATAGGGCGCTCCGTAATGCAAGGCAATACCAAAAATATTCGTGCTGGCAGCTTGTTCCTGTTATCGTCCGGGAAGGGTGGTGCTGA
- a CDS encoding TetR/AcrR family transcriptional regulator: MEKDEVIVQDIINGAKKLMQQYGLKKTTMEDIAKAAGKSKSTLYYYFKDKEEIFDKVINLEIDEFFNAVNTAVNKQTDAISMLKTYVVTKIKTLREKINLYRFAVENDLEGRINQEFTKLRNRYDNEEKKLISSILTKGVETNLFKKEIIQETDVLSELLVSCIRGVEMDIIAHNKNKTLAEKADLLVEMLIKGMGK, encoded by the coding sequence ATGGAAAAGGACGAAGTTATTGTTCAGGATATAATAAATGGAGCTAAAAAGCTAATGCAGCAGTATGGTTTAAAAAAAACCACAATGGAAGATATTGCCAAAGCGGCGGGTAAAAGTAAAAGCACTCTGTATTATTATTTTAAAGACAAGGAAGAAATATTTGACAAGGTTATCAATCTTGAAATTGACGAGTTTTTTAATGCAGTAAACACAGCAGTAAATAAACAAACAGATGCAATTAGTATGCTTAAAACATACGTTGTAACTAAAATAAAAACATTGAGGGAAAAAATAAACCTATACCGTTTTGCCGTAGAAAACGATTTAGAAGGAAGAATAAATCAAGAGTTTACAAAACTGCGAAACAGATATGACAACGAAGAAAAAAAGCTAATAAGTTCTATCTTAACGAAAGGTGTTGAAACCAATTTGTTCAAAAAAGAAATCATACAGGAAACAGATGTTTTAAGTGAACTTTTAGTGAGTTGTATAAGAGGCGTAGAAATGGACATTATTGCACATAACAAAAACAAGACATTAGCAGAAAAGGCAGATTTACTTGTTGAAATGCTGATTAAAGGAATGGGTAAATAA
- a CDS encoding efflux RND transporter periplasmic adaptor subunit, which translates to MMKQVNYLAVAGILVIASCTHKENTSTAESNNAFNVQVEQPLSYNGNIQSGYSGVVEAQKTTALSFATMGTITEIFVEEGQAVSKRQLLAKVNASNAQNAYQAALASQQQAEDAYRRMKPMKENGTLPEIKWVEVETGLAQAKAAVAITQKGISDCSLYAPASGVIGKKNVQPGMNIVPTTTALELLNIQSVYVKIPVSENEISLFKKGGTAQISINAINKTVTGTVKEIGVSADILSHTYPVKIEVQNTDGAIKPGMICSVQVTAQDNRSGVLVSNKALQKDVNGSQFIYIEKGGQTEKIPVQTIALIDNKVLIQGEVPQNANIIISGQQKLNNGTPVKIIQ; encoded by the coding sequence ATGATGAAACAAGTCAATTATTTAGCAGTAGCGGGAATACTTGTAATAGCAAGTTGCACCCACAAAGAAAACACATCAACCGCAGAAAGCAATAACGCTTTCAATGTTCAGGTAGAACAGCCGTTAAGTTACAACGGCAACATTCAGTCGGGTTATTCAGGAGTTGTGGAAGCACAAAAGACAACCGCTTTAAGTTTTGCCACAATGGGAACAATAACGGAAATTTTTGTAGAGGAAGGGCAGGCAGTAAGTAAAAGACAGTTGTTAGCCAAAGTCAATGCTTCCAATGCTCAAAACGCATATCAGGCGGCTTTGGCAAGCCAGCAACAGGCAGAAGATGCTTACCGGAGAATGAAACCAATGAAAGAAAATGGCACACTTCCCGAAATAAAATGGGTAGAAGTGGAAACAGGCTTGGCACAGGCAAAAGCAGCCGTAGCCATTACTCAAAAAGGTATCAGCGATTGTAGCTTGTATGCACCTGCAAGCGGTGTGATTGGCAAGAAAAATGTGCAGCCCGGTATGAATATAGTGCCGACAACAACCGCTTTGGAATTGCTGAACATACAATCTGTTTACGTTAAAATTCCTGTTTCAGAAAATGAGATAAGCCTGTTTAAAAAAGGCGGAACCGCACAAATCAGTATCAACGCCATTAATAAAACCGTAACAGGAACGGTAAAGGAAATCGGTGTATCGGCAGATATTCTCTCACATACTTATCCCGTAAAAATTGAAGTGCAAAATACGGACGGAGCTATAAAGCCCGGAATGATATGTTCCGTTCAGGTTACAGCACAAGATAACCGTTCAGGAGTATTGGTTTCCAATAAAGCCCTGCAAAAAGACGTAAACGGCAGTCAGTTCATTTATATTGAAAAAGGCGGACAAACCGAAAAGATACCTGTACAAACCATTGCCCTGATTGACAACAAAGTTTTGATACAAGGCGAAGTACCGCAAAACGCAAACATCATCATTTCAGGACAGCAAAAATTAAACAACGGTACACCTGTTAAAATCATTCAGTAA
- a CDS encoding efflux RND transporter permease subunit, translated as MTKKNFNIIELAMKHKQIAIIITSIFVLFGVFSLMVMPRNEFPEFTIRQGLIVGVYPGANSEQVEEQLATKVESFLYGFEEVNREKTYSISKEGMLIVFVEVNNSVKDPDAFWDKIKFGLSDLKMQLPPQVLALIANNDFGNTSAILLTVQSDSKTYKELDRELKVIETELRKIKAVSKVKHFGLTQEQITIYPDNDKLAYYGVKPMSVLAAAQLEGAVYYGGELDNGEQIMPIHIPNTYNTEEDIKNQIVYTDPTGNVIRVKDIARVVREYPKPDAYIKNNGTNSLLISLEMQPGNNIVAFGKTVDETLHTLKGKISPDVQVAKIADMPQAVGHSITHFLKEFCIAIIAVIIVTMLLLPFRVAAVAGATIPISIFITIGILYALGVELHTVSLAGLIVVLGMVVDNAIVVLDGHIEKLDHNETPWNAAWKSAKELFVPVFSATMAIIATYIPMVFFLDGMVGDFVGSLPITIGVALITSLLIACLLVPYMSYVFIKKGIKKEEGKKKKKSLLDSVQTVYDRTLEWAFRIPKTTILTGVVSVALGIAILALVPRQLFPKVDRNQFAVEIYLPEGSTLEQTAFVSDSLEQMLMKDKRVVNVAAFVGTSSPRFHTTYAPNFPSKNYAQLVVNTQTADDALSILNEYETKYRNFFPNAYVRMKQLDLLSTTAPIEVRISGDNIDTIKTLAQQVKVVMEKNENVIWARTDYLNPRQGVSLQINDETANRLGLTKGVVAASLATGFSGMPIGTIWEGDYPVTVKLVNEAQQKNGFDDIANQNVTSPLTGATVPVRQLATKINNDWSEGQIIRRNGTRTITVRTDVKRGVLPYKVLSDLKTDIKELHKGEQITLTYGGEEESEVENYIPLAKALFAGVMLIFFILLFQFKKPKLVFLVMMTMPLSFLGAALGLIITGYPFGLTSFLGIMSLMGIVVRNGIILIDYAEELRSENGMSLSNAAIAAGKRRMRPIFLTSFAAAVGVVPMILSGSTLWGPLGAVVCFGLLVSMILTLYMLPVMYNQLLKKNYA; from the coding sequence ATGACAAAAAAGAATTTCAATATCATAGAATTGGCTATGAAGCATAAGCAGATAGCCATTATCATTACATCTATATTCGTGCTGTTTGGCGTGTTCTCACTGATGGTAATGCCGAGAAACGAATTTCCCGAATTTACTATTCGTCAGGGACTAATTGTAGGTGTTTATCCCGGTGCTAATTCCGAACAGGTAGAAGAACAATTAGCCACCAAAGTAGAAAGTTTTTTGTATGGCTTTGAAGAAGTGAACAGGGAAAAAACCTATTCCATTTCCAAAGAAGGAATGTTGATTGTATTTGTAGAAGTCAATAACAGCGTAAAAGACCCTGATGCTTTTTGGGATAAAATAAAATTCGGGTTAAGCGACCTCAAAATGCAGTTGCCACCGCAGGTTTTAGCCCTGATAGCCAACAATGATTTTGGCAACACATCAGCTATTTTGCTTACGGTGCAATCCGATAGTAAAACCTATAAGGAACTTGACCGTGAATTAAAAGTTATTGAAACCGAATTACGAAAAATAAAGGCGGTTTCAAAAGTCAAACACTTTGGCTTAACACAAGAGCAAATTACCATTTATCCCGACAATGATAAGTTGGCTTACTATGGCGTAAAACCAATGAGCGTATTGGCTGCCGCACAGTTGGAAGGAGCGGTATATTATGGCGGGGAGTTGGACAATGGCGAACAGATTATGCCTATTCACATTCCCAATACTTACAATACGGAAGAAGACATCAAAAATCAAATTGTCTATACCGACCCCACAGGAAATGTTATCCGTGTAAAAGACATAGCCCGTGTAGTAAGAGAATATCCAAAGCCTGACGCTTACATTAAAAACAACGGTACAAACAGCCTGTTGATTTCGTTGGAAATGCAACCCGGCAACAACATTGTTGCTTTTGGTAAAACAGTGGACGAAACTTTACACACATTAAAAGGTAAAATTTCGCCTGATGTGCAGGTAGCGAAAATCGCTGATATGCCGCAAGCTGTCGGGCATTCCATTACACACTTCCTGAAAGAATTTTGCATTGCCATTATTGCCGTAATTATTGTTACAATGCTGTTGTTGCCTTTCCGTGTAGCAGCAGTTGCAGGGGCAACCATTCCGATTTCCATTTTCATTACGATTGGTATTTTATATGCGTTAGGCGTAGAACTGCACACGGTTTCGTTGGCAGGTTTAATTGTAGTATTGGGTATGGTGGTGGACAATGCCATTGTGGTTTTAGACGGACATATTGAAAAATTAGACCACAACGAAACCCCTTGGAATGCAGCTTGGAAAAGTGCCAAAGAATTGTTTGTTCCTGTATTTTCCGCAACAATGGCTATCATAGCTACCTATATTCCTATGGTGTTTTTTCTTGACGGAATGGTGGGCGACTTTGTAGGTTCATTGCCCATAACCATTGGAGTTGCATTGATTACATCGTTGCTGATAGCTTGTTTGCTTGTACCGTATATGAGTTATGTGTTCATCAAAAAGGGAATTAAAAAAGAAGAAGGTAAAAAGAAGAAAAAATCATTGTTAGATAGTGTACAGACAGTTTATGACCGTACATTAGAATGGGCTTTCCGTATTCCCAAAACCACTATCCTGACAGGCGTTGTTTCTGTAGCGTTAGGTATAGCCATTCTTGCCTTAGTGCCACGTCAGTTATTCCCCAAAGTGGATAGAAACCAATTTGCGGTAGAAATCTATTTGCCCGAAGGCAGCACATTGGAACAAACCGCTTTTGTTTCTGACAGCTTGGAACAAATGCTGATGAAAGACAAGCGGGTGGTAAATGTAGCGGCATTTGTAGGTACAAGTTCACCCCGCTTTCATACCACTTATGCACCGAATTTTCCCTCAAAAAATTATGCTCAGTTAGTTGTCAATACACAAACGGCAGATGATGCCCTTTCCATATTGAACGAATACGAAACGAAGTACAGAAATTTTTTTCCGAATGCTTATGTGCGAATGAAACAATTAGACCTGTTAAGTACCACCGCACCTATTGAAGTAAGGATTAGCGGGGATAATATAGACACTATCAAAACATTGGCACAGCAGGTAAAGGTTGTAATGGAAAAGAACGAAAATGTCATTTGGGCAAGAACAGATTACCTTAATCCACGACAAGGCGTAAGCCTACAGATAAACGATGAAACCGCTAACCGGTTGGGATTGACCAAAGGCGTAGTAGCTGCATCATTGGCAACAGGTTTTTCGGGAATGCCCATTGGCACAATATGGGAGGGCGATTATCCTGTAACCGTAAAATTGGTAAATGAAGCACAACAGAAAAACGGTTTTGATGATATAGCCAATCAAAATGTAACATCGCCATTGACAGGTGCAACCGTTCCGGTAAGACAGTTAGCAACAAAAATAAATAACGATTGGAGCGAAGGGCAAATTATCCGCAGAAATGGCACAAGAACAATTACGGTTCGTACAGATGTAAAACGTGGTGTATTGCCATACAAAGTATTATCTGACTTAAAAACGGACATCAAAGAATTACACAAGGGCGAACAAATTACCCTGACGTATGGTGGGGAAGAAGAAAGCGAAGTAGAAAACTATATTCCATTAGCCAAAGCCCTGTTTGCAGGTGTAATGCTGATTTTCTTTATCCTGTTGTTCCAATTCAAAAAACCAAAATTGGTTTTCTTGGTAATGATGACAATGCCGTTAAGTTTTTTGGGTGCGGCATTAGGACTAATCATTACAGGTTATCCGTTTGGTTTAACTTCTTTCTTAGGCATTATGAGCCTTATGGGTATTGTTGTCCGCAACGGAATTATCCTGATTGATTATGCAGAAGAATTAAGAAGTGAAAACGGAATGTCGCTTTCCAATGCAGCCATAGCAGCAGGCAAACGCAGAATGCGACCGATTTTCCTTACATCATTTGCGGCTGCCGTTGGCGTTGTGCCGATGATACTAAGCGGCTCTACCCTTTGGGGACCGCTTGGGGCGGTGGTGTGTTTCGGGTTGTTGGTATCAATGATACTCACACTGTATATGCTGCCTGTAATGTACAATCAATTATTAAAAAAGAATTACGCTTAA
- a CDS encoding TolC family protein, producing MKKITIIVVTLITSATAYSQTTLTLEESKALALKNNKALQNSALEIEAAQLIKKNAYTNYFPKVSANVFGMQAINPLIEYKMEGGNLPVYDGNPANLPTATQFAYFPGMELSMLQRSAIGVLNIAQPIYAGGKISTGNKLAQLNVDVKEHQQQLTENEILLKTEQQYWLLISLQEKQKTLEKYELLLNGVRKQVDDAFTAGLIIKNDVLKVQIKQSELEANKNKLLNGKKLVTMQFCQTIGIPYDGTLILQEVIDVSQNPNQYYTDNQNALTQRTEYQLLEKSVEATQLQTKMKTGDYMPTVAVGLAGYHINMLEKGANNFTNGLAYVSLSIPISDWWGGSYAIKEQKIKQRIAENTFEDTKGLLTLQMEKAWTDVNEAWKQIAIMKETALQAEENLKVSQTGYESGVVTLSDLLEAQALVTETADKLTEAQTQYKLAVTTYLQVTGRK from the coding sequence ATGAAAAAAATAACAATAATCGTTGTTACCCTGATTACATCGGCAACAGCATACAGCCAAACAACATTAACGTTGGAAGAAAGCAAAGCACTTGCTTTGAAGAACAACAAAGCATTACAAAACAGTGCTTTGGAAATAGAAGCAGCACAACTAATAAAGAAAAATGCTTACACCAACTATTTCCCGAAAGTAAGTGCCAATGTCTTTGGTATGCAGGCAATCAATCCATTAATTGAATACAAAATGGAAGGCGGCAATTTGCCTGTATATGACGGCAATCCTGCCAACCTGCCCACAGCTACGCAGTTTGCCTATTTCCCCGGAATGGAATTAAGTATGCTGCAACGTTCGGCAATAGGAGTGCTGAATATCGCACAACCCATTTATGCAGGTGGTAAAATAAGCACAGGCAACAAATTGGCACAGCTTAATGTAGATGTAAAAGAACATCAGCAACAGCTAACCGAAAACGAAATATTGCTTAAAACCGAGCAACAATATTGGCTGTTGATTTCCTTGCAGGAAAAACAAAAGACGTTGGAAAAATACGAACTGTTATTAAACGGTGTCCGCAAACAGGTAGATGATGCTTTTACAGCAGGTTTGATTATTAAAAACGATGTGCTGAAAGTACAAATCAAACAAAGCGAATTGGAAGCCAATAAAAATAAATTGCTGAACGGAAAGAAATTGGTAACAATGCAATTCTGCCAAACCATAGGAATACCTTATGACGGCACATTGATATTGCAGGAAGTAATTGATGTAAGCCAAAACCCCAACCAATACTATACCGATAACCAAAACGCTTTAACCCAAAGAACCGAGTACCAACTTTTAGAAAAATCGGTAGAAGCCACACAATTACAAACCAAAATGAAAACGGGCGACTATATGCCCACCGTTGCAGTCGGATTGGCAGGTTATCATATCAATATGTTGGAAAAAGGAGCGAACAATTTTACCAATGGATTGGCTTATGTTTCCCTTTCTATTCCTATATCTGATTGGTGGGGCGGTAGCTATGCCATTAAAGAGCAGAAAATAAAACAACGAATTGCAGAAAACACATTTGAAGACACCAAAGGTTTATTGACCCTGCAAATGGAAAAGGCTTGGACAGACGTAAACGAAGCGTGGAAGCAAATAGCCATTATGAAAGAAACAGCGTTGCAAGCAGAAGAAAATCTTAAAGTAAGCCAAACAGGCTATGAAAGCGGTGTAGTGACCTTATCCGACTTATTGGAAGCACAGGCATTGGTTACTGAAACAGCCGATAAATTGACAGAAGCACAAACGCAATATAAGTTGGCGGTTACTACTTATTTGCAGGTAACAGGAAGAAAGTAA
- a CDS encoding cupin-like domain-containing protein, which yields MDLSLKIDIVEDISTEDFKQNYFIPQKPLLINGGIIKKTEAYRKWSIDFFKKEMGNIEVDIYDNAVIKSKTTALTSGDLKMKFADFLNIVEKNEPTTLRMFLFNGFKYKPELRKDFPKPKIFSGLLNMGFLFFGGNSTSVRMHFDIDYSNVLMTQVKGRKKVILISPKYNRFIYKLPYNSFSLVDFDNIDYKKHPALKNIKGYEFVMDEGDSLFMPSAYWHFNVYIDGGYALSYRKTAHSLKDKYNGFMNVTFRLLLDKLMTAVAKNKWTQYKINQAIKTAEKT from the coding sequence ATGGATTTGAGTTTAAAAATTGACATCGTTGAAGATATAAGTACTGAGGATTTTAAACAAAATTATTTCATTCCTCAAAAACCTTTGCTTATCAACGGTGGCATTATCAAGAAAACAGAAGCGTACCGCAAATGGTCTATTGATTTTTTCAAAAAAGAAATGGGCAACATTGAAGTTGATATTTACGATAACGCTGTTATCAAATCAAAAACAACGGCTCTTACAAGTGGCGATTTAAAAATGAAGTTTGCCGATTTCTTAAACATCGTTGAAAAAAATGAGCCGACAACTTTGCGAATGTTTTTGTTTAACGGTTTTAAATATAAACCCGAATTAAGAAAAGATTTTCCTAAACCAAAAATCTTTTCGGGTTTACTCAATATGGGATTTTTGTTTTTTGGAGGTAATTCAACTTCGGTTCGTATGCACTTTGACATTGATTATTCCAACGTGTTGATGACACAAGTGAAAGGTCGTAAAAAAGTGATTTTGATTTCACCGAAGTATAATCGTTTCATTTACAAATTACCGTATAACAGTTTTTCGTTAGTAGATTTTGACAACATTGATTACAAAAAACATCCTGCTTTAAAAAATATCAAAGGCTATGAATTTGTAATGGACGAGGGAGATAGTTTGTTTATGCCCTCTGCTTATTGGCATTTCAATGTTTATATAGACGGAGGTTATGCGCTTTCTTATCGCAAAACAGCACATAGTTTAAAAGATAAATACAACGGTTTTATGAACGTAACATTTCGTTTACTCTTAGATAAATTGATGACCGCAGTAGCTAAAAACAAATGGACACAGTATAAAATCAATCAGGCAATAAAAACTGCCGAAAAGACTTAA